A single genomic interval of Rhodopseudomonas palustris harbors:
- a CDS encoding radical SAM protein, whose product MTISLNSSADALQRATPAFPALEGRHPCFSTTSEGHAAAARLHLPVSPGCNIDCSFCKRDFNRSDQRPGVATRLLSPEDAEAVVERALELCPSLAVVGIAGPGDPLATDHALDTFARIRARWPQLTLCLSTNGLMLPSRIEEIAAVGIETLTVTVNAVDPEIQATITPKIAWQRHRLDGRAAAERLIGNQLEGIALAAALGLTIKVNTVLIPTVNEDHIGDVAAEVAAAGARMINIIPLIPQHRFANLPAPSLMRRYVARAEAERHLRVFHDCQRCRADACGVPGLSDYTAALYGDDLLAEPTFSHG is encoded by the coding sequence ATGACGATATCGCTGAACTCCAGTGCCGACGCCTTGCAGCGCGCGACGCCAGCGTTCCCGGCGCTGGAAGGCCGGCATCCGTGTTTCAGCACCACGTCGGAAGGTCATGCCGCCGCGGCGCGGCTGCACCTGCCGGTCAGCCCTGGTTGCAACATCGACTGCTCGTTCTGCAAACGCGACTTCAACCGCAGCGACCAGCGCCCGGGCGTCGCGACGCGGCTTCTGTCCCCGGAGGACGCCGAAGCGGTGGTCGAACGCGCGCTTGAGCTCTGCCCTTCCCTTGCTGTGGTCGGGATTGCCGGCCCAGGCGATCCGCTGGCGACCGATCATGCGCTCGACACCTTCGCACGAATTCGTGCGCGTTGGCCGCAACTGACGCTGTGCCTCTCCACCAACGGGCTGATGCTGCCATCACGGATCGAAGAGATTGCCGCGGTGGGGATCGAGACCCTCACGGTGACGGTCAACGCCGTCGATCCGGAGATCCAGGCCACGATCACGCCCAAGATCGCCTGGCAACGCCATCGCCTCGATGGCCGCGCTGCGGCCGAGCGGCTGATCGGCAACCAGCTCGAAGGCATCGCGCTTGCTGCCGCGCTCGGCCTCACCATCAAGGTGAACACCGTGCTGATCCCCACCGTCAATGAGGACCACATCGGTGACGTCGCGGCCGAAGTTGCGGCCGCCGGCGCACGGATGATCAACATCATCCCGCTGATCCCGCAGCACCGTTTCGCCAATCTGCCGGCGCCGAGCCTGATGCGGCGCTACGTCGCCCGCGCCGAGGCCGAGCGTCATTTGCGCGTGTTCCACGATTGCCAACGCTGCCGCGCCGATGCCTGCGGCGTTCCCGGGCTCAGCGACTACACCGCCGCGCTTTACGGCGACGATCTCCTTGCCGAGCCGACCTTTTCGCACGGCTGA
- a CDS encoding pyridoxal-phosphate dependent enzyme: MSLARLATPKDRTPKGLIDLIGNTPLVQLTRLDAGPCRLFAKLEGQNPGGSIKDRPALAMIEAFERSGELRPGGTLVEATAGNTGLGLALIAALKGYRLVLVIPDKMSREKVLHLKAMGAEVVMTRSDVGKGHPAYYQDLAQKITSETPGAVFVNQFANPANPLAHEYGTAPEIWEQMDRRVDAVVCGIGSGGTLTGIARFFQRASPSTEIILADPKGSVLVDVVEGREPGPVGSWLVEGIGEDFVPSNAELKLVTRGYTVTDAESFHAARELLRREGILAGSSSGTLLAAALRYCREQTRPKRVVTLLPDGGNKYLSKMFNDTWMADQGFVPRRHDGDLRDLIVRRHDEGASITVAPEDTLNFAYSRMKLYEVSQLPVLVDDHVVGIIDESDLLMATIGDPAKFAEPVHSAMSKRVETVEASAPFESLMPVFDRGLVVVVVDGSRFLGLITRIDLINHLRSKVH, encoded by the coding sequence GTGAGCCTGGCCCGTCTTGCCACACCGAAGGATCGTACGCCCAAGGGGCTGATCGATCTGATCGGAAACACGCCCCTGGTGCAACTGACACGGCTGGATGCCGGCCCGTGCCGGTTGTTCGCCAAACTCGAAGGCCAGAATCCAGGCGGTTCGATCAAGGATCGACCGGCGCTGGCGATGATCGAGGCGTTCGAGCGCAGCGGCGAACTGCGGCCGGGCGGGACCCTGGTCGAAGCCACCGCCGGCAACACCGGCCTCGGGCTGGCGCTGATCGCCGCGCTGAAGGGCTACCGGCTGGTTCTCGTCATCCCGGACAAGATGAGCCGCGAAAAGGTGCTGCACCTGAAGGCAATGGGTGCCGAGGTGGTGATGACCCGCTCCGACGTCGGCAAGGGGCACCCGGCTTACTATCAGGATCTTGCCCAGAAGATCACTTCCGAAACCCCTGGCGCGGTGTTCGTCAATCAGTTCGCCAATCCGGCCAACCCGCTCGCGCATGAATACGGCACCGCGCCGGAAATCTGGGAGCAGATGGATCGGCGCGTCGACGCAGTGGTGTGCGGCATCGGCTCCGGCGGCACGCTGACAGGGATCGCGCGGTTCTTTCAGCGCGCCTCGCCATCGACCGAGATCATTCTGGCCGATCCGAAAGGCTCCGTGCTGGTCGACGTGGTCGAAGGGCGGGAGCCAGGCCCTGTCGGAAGCTGGCTGGTCGAGGGCATCGGCGAGGACTTCGTCCCGAGCAATGCCGAACTGAAGCTGGTCACACGCGGCTACACCGTGACCGACGCAGAATCCTTCCACGCTGCGCGTGAGTTGCTGCGACGGGAGGGGATTCTCGCCGGCTCGTCGTCGGGCACGCTGCTGGCGGCTGCGCTGCGCTATTGCCGCGAGCAGACCCGGCCGAAGCGGGTGGTGACGCTGCTGCCGGACGGCGGCAACAAATATCTGTCGAAGATGTTCAATGATACCTGGATGGCCGATCAAGGCTTCGTCCCGCGCCGGCATGACGGGGATCTGCGCGACCTGATCGTGCGTCGCCATGACGAGGGCGCTTCGATCACGGTTGCTCCCGAGGATACGCTGAACTTCGCGTATTCGCGGATGAAGCTGTACGAGGTGTCGCAACTGCCGGTGCTGGTCGACGATCACGTCGTCGGCATCATCGACGAGTCCGATCTGTTGATGGCGACGATCGGCGATCCGGCCAAATTCGCCGAGCCGGTGCACTCGGCGATGAGCAAGCGGGTCGAAACCGTCGAGGCGTCGGCACCGTTCGAGAGCCTGATGCCGGTGTTCGATCGCGGCCTGGTCGTCGTGGTCGTCGACGGCTCGCGCTTCCTCGGCCTGATCACCAGGATCGACCTGATCAACCATTTGCGTAGCAAGGTGCACTGA
- a CDS encoding isopenicillin N synthase family dioxygenase — protein sequence MTASPSQLPVLDLSRFRSDTAERAEFLRDVRDAAFGPGFFYLVGHGISDRLIRDVLFASRNFFALPEADKLDIEMINSPHFRGYTRAGREFTRGQPDWREQLDVGAEREAFPLSRSAPPWTRLQGPNQWPDALPELKPLLLRYQQEVTELAIKVLRVFAAALGQAEDVFEPIYVPSPNQLIKIIRYPGRAADESDQGVGAHKDSGFVTILLQDTVAGLQVETADGWIDAPPLPGSFVVNIGEILELASNGALRANVHRVVSPPPDTDRLSVAFFLGARLDATVPVLTLPPELADYARGVTQDPQNPLFRDVGRNYLKGRLRSHPDVAERHHADLLDEYAIKPGLAAAY from the coding sequence ATGACAGCCTCGCCCTCGCAGCTTCCCGTCCTCGACCTCAGCCGGTTTCGCAGCGACACCGCCGAGCGCGCGGAATTTCTCCGCGATGTCCGCGACGCCGCATTCGGTCCTGGATTTTTCTACCTTGTCGGACATGGCATCTCGGACCGGCTGATCCGGGACGTGCTGTTTGCCTCGCGTAATTTCTTTGCGCTCCCGGAGGCGGACAAGCTCGATATCGAGATGATCAACTCGCCGCATTTCCGCGGTTACACCCGCGCCGGCCGGGAATTCACCCGCGGCCAGCCGGATTGGCGCGAACAGCTCGATGTCGGCGCCGAACGCGAGGCGTTCCCCCTCAGCCGTTCGGCCCCGCCCTGGACCAGGTTGCAGGGCCCGAACCAATGGCCCGACGCGCTGCCGGAACTGAAACCGCTGCTGCTGCGCTATCAGCAGGAGGTGACGGAGCTTGCAATCAAAGTGCTGCGGGTGTTCGCCGCCGCGCTCGGCCAGGCCGAGGACGTGTTTGAACCGATCTACGTGCCCTCGCCCAACCAGCTGATCAAGATCATCCGCTATCCCGGCCGCGCAGCGGACGAGAGCGATCAGGGCGTCGGCGCCCACAAGGATTCCGGCTTCGTCACGATCCTACTGCAGGACACCGTGGCCGGTTTGCAGGTCGAAACTGCTGACGGCTGGATCGATGCACCGCCCCTCCCGGGCTCGTTCGTGGTCAATATCGGGGAGATCCTCGAGCTGGCGTCGAACGGCGCACTGCGCGCCAATGTGCACAGGGTGGTGTCACCGCCGCCGGACACCGACCGGCTGTCGGTTGCGTTCTTCCTTGGCGCGCGGCTTGACGCCACCGTGCCGGTGCTGACGCTGCCGCCGGAGCTCGCCGATTACGCCCGCGGCGTCACGCAGGATCCGCAGAACCCGTTGTTCCGCGACGTCGGACGCAACTATCTCAAGGGTCGGCTGCGCTCACACCCGGACGTGGCCGAGCGTCACCATGCCGATCTGTTGGACGAATATGCCATCAAGCCGGGCCTCGCGGCGGCGTATTAG
- a CDS encoding O-acetylhomoserine aminocarboxypropyltransferase/cysteine synthase family protein, which translates to MFAQASTLDDNHAVQPLHPSTFVLRGARGRAGVSRRPSPRIDEGAAAPLQFGNERLDARYRAVSHPVLRELESRLAAFEGGASALAVASGQAASTFSVLNLAQAGDNFVTSTGLYGGTWILFDNTLRELGIEARFIDPSDPENFRRATDARTRLYYAETLPNPKLEVFPIREVAAIGRSLGVPLVMDNTAVPGVVRPLEHGAAIVMYSTTKYIGGHGTTLGGAIIDGGNFPWQQHAERFPLLTAPDAVDPQVVWTEVARPFGPIAFSLRARLKLLGDLGAGMAPIAASQILQGLETLPIRMEQHNANAIVVADYLKDHPKVAAVHFPGLQSGELRRRADASMRGGYGALIGFELRDGQAAGQRFIEALKLFYHVANIGDARSLAIQPSATTHSQLSEQDQLAAGVTPGFIRLSIGIEHPDDILADLAQALDAA; encoded by the coding sequence ATGTTCGCGCAAGCCTCGACTCTCGACGATAATCATGCTGTTCAACCGCTGCATCCCAGCACATTCGTTCTCCGCGGCGCGCGTGGCCGTGCCGGTGTGAGTCGCCGTCCTTCGCCGCGCATCGACGAAGGTGCCGCCGCGCCGCTGCAGTTCGGCAATGAGAGGCTGGATGCGCGGTATCGGGCGGTGAGCCATCCGGTGCTGCGCGAGTTGGAGAGCAGGCTGGCCGCGTTCGAAGGTGGCGCTTCGGCGCTGGCGGTCGCATCGGGGCAGGCGGCGTCGACGTTCTCGGTGCTGAACCTGGCGCAGGCGGGGGACAATTTCGTCACCTCCACCGGCCTTTATGGTGGCACATGGATTCTGTTCGACAACACCTTGCGCGAGCTCGGCATCGAGGCGCGGTTCATCGATCCGTCCGACCCGGAGAATTTTCGACGCGCCACCGATGCGCGGACGCGGCTGTATTATGCGGAGACGCTACCCAACCCGAAGCTGGAGGTGTTTCCGATCCGCGAAGTGGCTGCGATCGGTCGTTCGCTCGGGGTGCCGCTGGTGATGGACAACACCGCCGTCCCCGGGGTGGTGCGGCCGCTCGAGCATGGCGCGGCGATCGTGATGTACTCGACCACCAAATATATCGGTGGCCACGGCACCACGCTCGGCGGCGCGATCATCGACGGCGGCAACTTCCCCTGGCAGCAGCACGCCGAACGGTTTCCGCTGCTGACGGCGCCCGATGCGGTCGATCCGCAAGTTGTCTGGACCGAGGTTGCTCGACCGTTCGGCCCGATCGCGTTTTCGCTTCGCGCACGGTTGAAGCTGCTCGGCGATCTCGGCGCCGGCATGGCACCGATCGCCGCGTCACAGATCCTGCAGGGGCTTGAGACGCTGCCGATCCGGATGGAGCAGCACAATGCCAATGCGATCGTCGTCGCCGACTATCTGAAGGACCATCCGAAAGTGGCGGCGGTGCATTTTCCGGGCCTGCAGAGCGGTGAGCTCCGCCGTCGCGCCGACGCGTCGATGCGGGGAGGGTACGGCGCACTGATCGGCTTCGAACTGCGCGACGGGCAGGCGGCCGGCCAGCGCTTCATCGAGGCGCTGAAGCTGTTCTATCATGTCGCCAATATCGGTGATGCGCGGTCGTTGGCGATCCAGCCGTCGGCCACCACCCATTCCCAGCTTAGCGAGCAGGATCAGCTGGCGGCCGGCGTCACGCCGGGGTTCATCCGCCTGTCGATCGGGATCGAGCATCCGGACGATATCCTGGCCGATCTGGCGCAGGCGCTGGACGCTGCATGA
- a CDS encoding trans-sulfuration enzyme family protein, with translation MDKTTNLRQRGANTRAVHGGQHFDPTTGAVTTPIYATSTFVQSAPGVHKGYEYARSQNPTRAAFEAAIADAERGHAGFAFASGLAAEAALLEIAGQGSHIVASDDLYGGSWRLFHRVRSHSAGLTITHVDPANLDALRDAIQPNTAFIWIETPSNPTLRLADLEAVAAIGRERGVLTVVDNTFASPAVQRPLEHGIDIVVHSVTKYIGGHSDIVGGAIVVRDPDLAQKLQFLQNATGGILDPFSSFLALRGIKTLPLRVQRHSSNALAVARWLDAHPKIERVVYPGLNSHPQHALAVRQMDGGGGMVAAYLKADEQQVVDVLSRFRLFALAESLGAVESLVGQPWTMSHGSLPEADRLAREITPNLIRLSIGIEDVEDLTDDLEQALSIL, from the coding sequence ATGGATAAGACCACCAACCTGCGGCAGCGCGGGGCCAATACCCGCGCGGTGCACGGCGGCCAGCATTTCGATCCGACGACCGGTGCGGTGACGACCCCGATCTACGCCACCTCGACCTTCGTCCAGTCGGCGCCGGGCGTGCACAAGGGTTACGAATACGCGCGCTCGCAGAACCCGACGCGCGCCGCGTTCGAGGCCGCGATCGCAGACGCCGAGCGCGGCCACGCCGGCTTCGCTTTCGCCTCCGGCCTCGCGGCCGAGGCGGCACTCTTGGAGATCGCCGGGCAGGGCAGTCACATCGTCGCGTCGGACGATCTCTATGGCGGAAGCTGGCGGCTGTTCCATCGGGTGCGCAGCCATTCCGCCGGCCTGACGATCACCCATGTCGATCCGGCCAATCTCGACGCGCTGCGCGACGCCATCCAGCCGAACACGGCCTTCATTTGGATCGAGACACCGAGCAACCCGACGCTGCGCCTCGCCGATCTCGAAGCGGTCGCCGCGATCGGCCGCGAGCGCGGCGTGCTCACCGTGGTCGACAACACCTTCGCTTCGCCGGCGGTGCAGCGCCCGCTGGAGCACGGCATCGACATCGTGGTGCATTCGGTGACGAAGTACATCGGCGGCCATTCCGACATCGTCGGCGGCGCGATCGTGGTGCGTGATCCGGACTTGGCGCAAAAGCTGCAGTTCCTGCAGAACGCCACAGGAGGCATCCTCGATCCGTTCTCCAGCTTCCTGGCGCTGCGCGGCATCAAGACGCTGCCGCTGCGGGTGCAACGCCACAGTTCGAATGCGCTGGCGGTCGCCCGCTGGCTCGACGCCCATCCCAAGATCGAGCGGGTGGTCTATCCCGGGCTCAACAGTCATCCGCAGCACGCGCTCGCGGTGCGCCAGATGGATGGCGGCGGCGGCATGGTGGCAGCCTATCTGAAGGCCGACGAGCAGCAGGTCGTCGATGTGCTGAGCCGCTTCAGGTTGTTCGCGCTGGCGGAAAGTCTGGGCGCCGTGGAGAGCCTGGTCGGGCAGCCGTGGACCATGAGCCATGGCTCACTGCCGGAAGCCGATCGGCTGGCGCGCGAGATCACGCCCAATCTGATCCGGCTGTCGATCGGTATCGAAGACGTCGAGGACCTGACCGACGATCTCGAGCAGGCGCTGTCCATCCTGTGA
- a CDS encoding methionine ABC transporter ATP-binding protein — protein sequence MNALPSSAEFSRAAGGDEVSREAVIRIEHLSKTFSDAAGPVLDDVSLTIRRGEIHGIIGRSGAGKSTLVRCINLLERPSAGRVIVSGREITSLRGRALRNARRDIGMIFQHFNVLSSHTVAGNVALPFKVAGLPRAEIARRIPPLLELVGLAHKADAYPSELSGGQKQRVGIARALALDPSVLLCDEATSALDPETTDQILALLRDINRKLGLTIVLITHEMHVVRDIATRVAVLDHGRVVEEGATFDVLAFPKSAVARSFLSGLVAHELPPPVAAQLLPTAVPGSDPVLRIVFTGTAAHDPIVADLVSVFGIQPNILHGRIDYVGDRPLGVLTLVAGGAGEKLPAVLSHLSSLGLVVEVIGHAVRSAVARRHSAAR from the coding sequence ATGAACGCGCTCCCATCGTCTGCCGAATTTAGCCGCGCCGCTGGCGGGGACGAGGTGTCCCGCGAAGCGGTGATCCGGATCGAGCATCTCAGCAAGACGTTTTCGGATGCGGCCGGACCGGTGCTCGATGACGTGTCGCTGACGATCCGGCGCGGCGAGATCCATGGCATCATTGGCCGGTCCGGGGCTGGCAAGAGCACGCTGGTCCGCTGCATCAATCTGCTGGAGCGGCCGAGCGCAGGGCGGGTGATCGTATCGGGCCGTGAGATCACCAGCCTGCGCGGCCGCGCCCTGCGGAATGCCCGCCGCGACATCGGCATGATCTTCCAGCACTTCAACGTGCTGTCGTCGCACACCGTCGCTGGCAACGTCGCGCTGCCGTTCAAGGTGGCGGGATTGCCGCGTGCGGAGATTGCGCGGCGGATTCCGCCGCTGCTCGAGCTGGTCGGACTCGCGCACAAGGCTGACGCCTATCCATCCGAGCTATCGGGCGGTCAGAAACAGCGGGTCGGGATTGCCCGGGCGCTGGCGCTCGATCCGTCGGTGCTGCTGTGCGACGAGGCAACCTCGGCGCTCGATCCAGAGACGACCGACCAGATCTTGGCGCTGCTGCGCGATATCAATCGCAAGCTCGGTCTGACCATCGTGCTGATCACCCACGAGATGCATGTGGTGCGCGACATCGCCACCCGCGTGGCGGTGCTCGATCACGGTCGGGTGGTCGAGGAGGGAGCAACCTTCGACGTACTCGCTTTCCCGAAGTCGGCTGTGGCGCGGTCATTCCTGTCCGGTCTGGTGGCGCATGAACTGCCGCCGCCGGTGGCAGCGCAGCTTCTGCCGACCGCTGTGCCGGGGAGCGATCCAGTCCTGCGGATCGTGTTCACCGGAACCGCGGCGCACGATCCGATCGTGGCCGATCTGGTCTCCGTGTTCGGCATTCAGCCCAATATTTTGCATGGCCGGATCGACTATGTCGGCGACCGGCCGCTCGGCGTGCTGACGCTGGTGGCGGGCGGAGCCGGCGAGAAGCTGCCTGCCGTGCTGTCGCATCTTTCCTCCCTCGGATTAGTCGTGGAAGTCATTGGTCATGCCGTTCGATCTGCTGTCGCCCGCCGTCACAGCGCTGCTCGTTGA
- a CDS encoding AAA family ATPase, whose amino-acid sequence MANKLKQIAIYGKGGIGKSTTTSNISAALAEAGYKVMQFGADPKADSTNTLRGGAYIPSVLDLLAERRRVDAYEAIFQGFGGIYCVEAGGPQPGVGCAGRGIITAVELLKQQRVFEELDLDYVIYDVLGDVVCGGFAVPVREGIAEHVFTVSSSDFMAVYAANNLFRGIERFSNSGGALLGGIIANSINTDFQRDVIDDFAARTATPIVQYVPRSLTVTQAELSGRTTIEAAPQSAQAEIYRQLARRIAEHTESKVPTPLDPQQLREWSSSWADRLVAAEQAEAERDRAVA is encoded by the coding sequence ATGGCCAACAAACTGAAGCAGATCGCCATCTATGGGAAAGGCGGGATCGGCAAGTCCACCACCACCTCCAACATCAGTGCGGCCCTTGCGGAGGCCGGCTACAAGGTGATGCAGTTCGGCGCCGACCCGAAGGCTGACTCGACCAACACGCTCCGCGGCGGCGCCTACATCCCGTCGGTGCTCGACCTGCTGGCGGAGCGCCGTCGCGTCGACGCCTACGAGGCGATATTTCAAGGCTTCGGCGGCATCTATTGCGTCGAGGCCGGCGGCCCTCAGCCAGGCGTCGGTTGCGCCGGCCGTGGCATCATCACCGCGGTCGAACTCCTGAAGCAGCAGCGGGTGTTTGAAGAACTCGACCTCGATTACGTGATCTACGACGTGCTGGGGGACGTGGTGTGCGGCGGCTTCGCGGTGCCGGTGCGCGAGGGAATCGCCGAACATGTGTTCACCGTATCGTCGTCGGACTTCATGGCAGTCTATGCCGCCAACAACCTGTTCCGCGGCATCGAGCGGTTCTCCAACTCGGGCGGCGCCCTGCTCGGCGGCATCATCGCCAATTCGATCAATACCGACTTCCAGCGCGACGTGATCGACGATTTCGCCGCGCGCACCGCGACACCGATCGTCCAATACGTGCCGCGCTCCTTGACCGTCACCCAGGCCGAACTCAGCGGACGCACAACGATCGAAGCTGCACCGCAATCCGCGCAGGCCGAGATCTATCGCCAACTCGCGCGCCGCATCGCCGAGCACACCGAGTCCAAGGTCCCAACGCCGCTTGATCCGCAGCAGCTCCGCGAATGGTCGAGCAGCTGGGCGGATCGGCTGGTCGCGGCGGAACAAGCCGAGGCCGAGCGCGACCGCGCGGTCGCCTGA
- a CDS encoding cupin domain-containing protein, protein MATLLFDDGREATAAEIEAIARAHRIVVEHHPVPTALAETLTRPLLDDTAAAAVLDALPPRPEFPSRDLIVLHPERPDNEQLATKFENWHRHAGDEIRHILDGAGIFGVIVDGQRADLHVGPGDFIVVPAGLEHNFRLTAARRIKAVRYLSDAEGWSAEFTGRAA, encoded by the coding sequence ATGGCAACTCTCCTGTTCGACGATGGACGCGAGGCGACGGCCGCTGAAATCGAGGCAATCGCACGCGCGCATCGCATCGTGGTGGAGCATCACCCGGTGCCGACGGCACTGGCGGAAACACTAACGCGACCGCTGCTCGACGACACCGCGGCCGCGGCCGTGCTTGACGCACTGCCGCCGCGCCCGGAGTTTCCCTCGCGCGACCTGATCGTGCTGCATCCGGAACGGCCGGATAACGAGCAGCTCGCCACCAAATTCGAGAACTGGCATCGCCACGCCGGCGACGAGATCCGTCACATCCTCGATGGGGCCGGCATTTTCGGCGTCATCGTCGACGGGCAGCGTGCCGATCTTCACGTTGGCCCAGGCGATTTCATCGTGGTCCCGGCGGGCCTCGAGCACAATTTCCGCCTCACCGCCGCCCGCCGTATCAAAGCCGTGCGCTATCTCAGCGATGCCGAGGGTTGGTCGGCCGAGTTCACCGGTCGAGCGGCCTGA
- a CDS encoding NifB/NifX family molybdenum-iron cluster-binding protein: protein MGSPSSESGLIKVAIATGNGVGVTEHFGYATDFQIWDVSTSTPRLLETRRNIPGCGADRSAAQQRDPLDVSVDLVADCRAVVVAKIGECGVNRLAELNILAFETDDTVDSVVRELAESSLLRERCPA, encoded by the coding sequence ATGGGATCGCCATCATCGGAGTCCGGACTGATCAAGGTCGCAATTGCCACCGGCAACGGTGTCGGCGTCACCGAGCATTTCGGCTATGCGACCGACTTCCAGATCTGGGATGTGTCGACATCGACTCCGCGGCTGCTCGAGACCCGCCGCAACATTCCCGGCTGTGGTGCCGACCGCAGTGCGGCGCAGCAGCGCGATCCGCTCGACGTCTCGGTCGATCTCGTAGCCGACTGCCGCGCCGTCGTGGTCGCCAAGATCGGCGAATGCGGCGTCAATCGTCTTGCTGAACTCAACATCCTCGCGTTCGAGACCGACGACACCGTCGACAGCGTGGTGCGTGAGCTGGCTGAGAGCAGCTTGCTGCGGGAGCGCTGCCCCGCATGA
- a CDS encoding Lrp/AsnC family transcriptional regulator: MSRPFDHLDIKILRLLQENATHSVADIASKVGLSSTPCWKRIQRLQMDGVITGRVALVDQEKIGLGLSVFVFIEAGEQTKEWQASFATTLRGMPEVVEVYRLAGDYDYVLRVVVADMKSFDRFYRRLIKTTELKNVTSRFAMEKIKAITALPVVPPPPQATP; the protein is encoded by the coding sequence ATGTCACGACCTTTCGATCATCTCGATATCAAAATCCTCCGGCTGCTGCAGGAGAACGCTACCCACTCGGTCGCGGACATCGCCTCCAAGGTGGGGCTGTCGTCGACTCCGTGCTGGAAGCGTATTCAGCGCCTGCAGATGGACGGGGTCATCACCGGCCGTGTCGCACTGGTGGATCAGGAAAAGATCGGGCTCGGGCTGTCGGTGTTTGTCTTCATCGAGGCCGGCGAACAGACCAAGGAATGGCAGGCATCATTCGCCACAACGCTCCGCGGTATGCCCGAAGTGGTCGAAGTGTACCGGCTTGCAGGTGACTATGACTACGTCCTGCGCGTCGTGGTTGCCGACATGAAATCGTTTGACCGGTTCTACCGCCGGCTGATCAAGACCACCGAGCTGAAGAACGTGACCTCGCGCTTTGCGATGGAAAAGATCAAGGCGATCACAGCGCTCCCGGTGGTCCCACCGCCGCCGCAAGCCACGCCATAA
- a CDS encoding MetQ/NlpA family ABC transporter substrate-binding protein — protein sequence MRPLVFSVILAAAIGVGTAAGAETIRVGVTSGPHAQITEALVPVAKAKGLDVKLVEFSDGALIDTATHNGELDANAFQHTPYLDQQNRDRGLDIVSVGRTILLPMAGYSRKYKSLADLPVGAKISIPNDPTNGGRALKLLEAGGVIKLAPGSNFSATELDIVDNPKKVKILAMETAQLPRSLEDVDFSVITSFFALSAGLVPNRDSLLIESEQSDYVCLIGVARKDVDKPWVKTLVESYQSPEVKQFIATKFNGNILAAW from the coding sequence ATGCGACCGCTCGTATTCTCCGTCATTCTCGCCGCCGCGATCGGTGTCGGCACTGCTGCCGGCGCCGAGACCATCCGCGTCGGCGTCACCAGCGGTCCGCATGCGCAGATCACCGAGGCTCTGGTACCGGTCGCCAAGGCCAAGGGACTCGACGTCAAGCTGGTTGAGTTCTCCGACGGCGCGCTGATCGACACCGCCACCCATAATGGCGAGCTCGACGCCAATGCGTTCCAGCACACACCATATCTCGATCAGCAGAATCGCGATCGCGGGCTCGACATCGTCTCGGTCGGTCGCACCATCCTGCTGCCGATGGCCGGCTATTCCCGCAAGTACAAGTCGCTCGCGGATCTGCCGGTCGGCGCCAAGATCTCGATTCCGAACGATCCCACCAATGGTGGACGCGCGCTGAAGCTGCTGGAAGCCGGCGGCGTGATCAAGCTCGCGCCGGGCAGCAATTTCAGCGCGACGGAACTCGACATCGTCGATAATCCGAAGAAGGTGAAGATCCTGGCGATGGAAACCGCGCAGCTGCCGCGGTCGCTGGAAGACGTCGACTTCTCGGTCATCACGTCGTTCTTCGCCCTGAGTGCTGGTCTCGTTCCCAATCGGGATTCGCTGCTGATTGAAAGCGAGCAGTCCGACTACGTCTGCCTGATCGGCGTTGCCCGCAAGGACGTTGACAAGCCCTGGGTCAAGACCTTGGTGGAAAGCTATCAGTCACCCGAGGTGAAGCAGTTCATCGCGACGAAATTCAACGGCAACATCCTGGCAGCTTGGTGA